In Antechinus flavipes isolate AdamAnt ecotype Samford, QLD, Australia chromosome 6, AdamAnt_v2, whole genome shotgun sequence, the sequence AAACTATTGAGCACCCAGAGACCCCTCCAAGTTAGAATAAGGAATCAAAGTAGGATTCTACATAGGAGGTGTGGAGTCAGTAAAGAGGGAAACAATAATCATATTGTATTCTGCTAGGACCAGAACACATTTGGAGTATTGTGTTCAATTAGACACAATGTATTAGAAAAGAGCTTGACCAACTGAAATACATCCAGAGGAGACTGACCAGATtggtgaaaagaatgaaaattattcCAAAAGATGATGACTTCTAATGGTCCAAAAAGATGTGTTATAAGTATTGGTTGTACTATATTATctcagtaaatatccctttgtaaagcTTATTGAtgataattacttaaaaattttacaaattaatcTGCATCAAATATTGATATTGGAGAGATATTAATTGGCATTTGAAATTTATATTGAAGAGAACATACTGGAATGAAGAAAGGGATTAAAGCTAATAAAATGGGAGGAAAAGTAACATAATTCCTTGAAGTAAACTCAATAATCTTGAGGGAAGATTTGAGCTCTGACTCATCAGTGAGTGTGACTTGAGATAAGGAGTCCAAGAGCCTATATGAAGTGCAAAATAATATAAAGGGGAattatgaaggagaaaaagagactaGTCCTGTGAGAatccaaattattttatgaaatggTTATGATTAGATTATACTCTAAAGTGATTATTTCCCAAATTAGGTTATACTGCCTTGTTCACATGTGGAATATCACATTCAGTCCTAAGGTCCACATTTTAAGAAAACATGGAAAATCTAGATAACATCAATAAGAGGATAAGCAAGATGATAATtaatcaacaaaattttattgaatagTAACAATATGCTAGGTACTGTATTataactgggaagaaaaagaaaaacaaagaataacacCTGCCATCTATGAATCTATATTTTACTGGGAAAGACTCCATGTACATAATTTCGTCATTGCTGTTCCTCAGTCACCTTCAAGGCATATAGTCCAGTGTAGCTAGATTGGACATGGCATGGATGGGAATAAAGGGCAAGATTAAAAAAGGTAATAAGGGGCCAAGTTAATGAgatcctttaaaaaattgatatcttttgtttttatgtgaaCTAAATTTTTTCagtatcccttcctcctcagGCTTCCCCAATCCCATATAATAAGAATGCATTTTTAAAGGCATATGATACCCAGAAGGAGGGTCTTGATAATAGGAGAGTCCTCATATGCAccaaaacatttgtagcagcatTTCCATATTgcaagtattaaaaataaagtgatttgtgtTTGAGGAAAGACCAAGCAAAATGTGGCACAGAAGTAACatatatgatgaatatagaaacatggaagagatttacatgatctAATGCAGAATCAGGCAAACTAAGTCAAGAAAAATACACACAATGAatataacaatttaaatgaaaaagagtTACTAcaataaacaaatcaaaattaaTGCTGCAAGTCTACAGAGAACAATTAAGACTCCAAAAAGAAGTTATGAAAAGACATCTCTCCTCACTCCTTTGCAGAAGCAGGAGATTCATGCATATTGAATATTGCCTGTATTACAAATTTAACCTATTAAAACAAAAGTATACCTTTTCCAAAACCAATTAATTGATATGACTCAATCAAAATCATTATATCAGTAGAATATTAGCTCCTTATGGGCAAAGGTCCATTTTTGTCCTCAGATCCTCCaagcctagcacagtgtctgacagaaaatttctaataaatatttgctgtattaagaaaaattcataaaaataagcgTTTCCTACTCATTAGTTTTCTCAGGGCCCCTTTTACTTCATTGTTCCTTAGACTATAGATCAGGGGGTTCAACATGGGGATCATTACAGTGTAGAAAACAGACACCACTTTGTTCTCATTTGTTGAGTAGCTAGACTCAGGCATCacataaatgaatgtaatggtgCCATAGTACAGAGTGACTGCTGTGAGGTGGGAAGTGCAAGTTGAGAAAGCTTTGGATCTTCCCTCAGTGGAGTTTATTTTTAGGATAGAAAAGAGAATGTACGCATAAGAAATTAGGATAATGAACACAGTGATCATAATTACAAATCCAGCAAAGGTGGGAGGAAGAATTTCAGCAAGATCTTCTTGGGCTTGGGAAAGCTCCAAAAGTGGTGAATAGTCACAGAAAAAGTGATTGATCTTATTGGGTCCACAGAAGGACCGATTCAATAAGCAACCAGTAAAAGTCCAAGAATTCACAAAACCACCCACGTAAGACATGATGAGTAATAGAGTGCAGACTCTAGTTGACATGTTGGTGGAGTACAGCAGCGGGCTACAGATAGCCACATATCGATCATAAGCCATCACAGCCAATAAGAAGCATTCAGTTGCCCCAAAGATGGATGCAAAACAAAATTGGGCCACACAACCTCCCAGAGGAATTACTATTATGTTCCCAAAGTAGTGCATGAGCATGAGAGgtgtgacagatgaggaaaatcccATATCCACAAAAGCCAAGTTACTGAGGAAAAGATACATTGGAGTGTGAAGCTGAGAGCTATTTCTGATCAATATAATTATGCTAAGGTTACCAACTAAGGTGACAACGTAGACACCCAGAAATATCACAAAGAGGATGACACGAAGGGTGGGATCATCTGTTAACCCCAAAAGAATGAATCCAGTCACAGCAGTGCAGTTATTGCCAGACATCTGCCTTGGAAAGACTACCtagaagatagaagaaaaggatattaaaatggaatacattaaaatggaaagaataaaaaatactaaaattctGTTCAGCTCAAAgaagaatttgactataatgCTTATGGTTCAACTCTCTCTCAATGACTACAAAAATGTGTAGTGTGCTGAGTCAATTTTTCAACACTTCCCACCTCACTCTTCCTTCTCAAAAAAGGATGTCACATCCTACTTTTCTGACAAAAGATAAGCTATCCCcatgttcttccttttccttcttattctatAATTCAGAATGATATTCAATATCATCTTCTATGGCTTTTGCAACAATCTCTGAAAAAGAGATAGTCCTTTTCTCAGTTGATCCCGTCCCTTATAGTCAATCTGAAGCTTTCccattaaaaaattagttttacattgggaaatgaatgtaaactgtttgcatttttgtttttcttcccgggttatttttaccttctgaatccaattcttcctgtgcaacaagagaactattcggttctgcaaacatatattgtatctaggatatactgtgacatatttaacatgtataggactgcttgccatctaggggagggggtggagggaggtggtggaacagaagtaagtgcaagggataatgttgtaaaaaattacccaggcatggttctgtcaataaaaagttatacttatttaaaaaaagaagaagaaaaactagTTTTAATCTTTAATATCGTAATCTATAgacttctttctttctgcctaCAATTGGACCCGAATCTGTCCCatcctttaaaaatctttatttgtcCCTGAcatcctatatctcttctcttttccagtcaGCTCTCATAGGGGAAGGAAAATGTTTCACAAGCCTTTCAAGCGAGGATTCTTAATCTTCTGTGTGCTACAGATCCCTTTGCAAAATTGACAAAGCCAAAAGACCCCCAATTAAGAATAAGGAAGAGAGtacaattgaaggaaatgctaaattaaCTGAAGGAATATTGCATATCTACTATATCAgttatttccctctctttttagaATTACTAGATTTTAATATCATGTCAAAGAACATTGGTAAAAATCTGAGCATATCCTTAATCAGAAGTTGGGTTTTGATTTCA encodes:
- the LOC127539820 gene encoding olfactory receptor 472-like, which encodes MSGNNCTAVTGFILLGLTDDPTLRVILFVIFLGVYVVTLVGNLSIIILIRNSSQLHTPMYLFLSNLAFVDMGFSSSVTPLMLMHYFGNIIVIPLGGCVAQFCFASIFGATECFLLAVMAYDRYVAICSPLLYSTNMSTRVCTLLLIMSYVGGFVNSWTFTGCLLNRSFCGPNKINHFFCDYSPLLELSQAQEDLAEILPPTFAGFVIMITVFIILISYAYILFSILKINSTEGRSKAFSTCTSHLTAVTLYYGTITFIYVMPESSYSTNENKVVSVFYTVMIPMLNPLIYSLRNNEVKGALRKLMSRKRLFL